TTCACCTTGAACCCGTGCCTATGCTTCCGGTTGAGTTCCAGGTAGATGGGACCGCAACGTCTGATAATCCGCAACCTAGCCTGATGCAGTTTGGGCTGACCCTTGAAGATAGCCAGTCTGATCCCGACAACTTCTCTTTCTCTATCCCGCTAACTGCGCAGCGTGGAGGCAACATGAGTTTTACGGCATCGTCTGGAAGCTATCGACTGCGTGCGCGTAACGATCAGGGTGCCTGGTATATCAAGTCGATAAATTACGGCACTTCTGATCTTCTGCAGCAAGAGCTTGTAGTCGGCCCCGGTTCGGGCGGTACGCCAATTCGAGTCACCGTAAGCGATCAGACATCGAGTCTTCAAGGAACCTGTAAGCTGTCAGGTATTCAAGCACCCTGTTGGGTCTATCTGATTCCGACAACACCCAGCGCGGTAACGGTCTTTTCCGCACACAGCAATAATCAGGGTATCTATAGTTATACCCATTTGCCGCCAGGAAGCTACCAGGCCATCGCGTTTGAGCAGGTCCATCCTGTCGACTATACAGATGCGGCGACGCTTACGCCTTTTATCACACACGTTCGCTCTATCACTCTAAATGCCGGGGAGAAACCTACGCTTGATCTGGATGCAGTCTCCGAGGAGGAGATGACTCCATGAGGCTAACTTCCCTGCTTAAGATTCTGACCTTTGCATTTGCTGCGAGCGGGCTGCTTGCTGGAGCACAGGTCAAGACACCGCCTTCGTATCGCATTACAGGTATCGTCGTCAGTAGTATTGATGGAGCTCCTGTTCCGCATAGCCATCTGACTGCCACGCTCGTTCCTCAAGGAGCACATACAGCAGGACGTCAATTCCCTTCTTCGCTTGGGACATTTGATACAGATGAACATGGCCGATTTTCCATCGCGTTACCTTCAGCCGGAATGTGGCGGATCGTCGGCAGCGCCCGCGGATATGTCACACAGGCCTATGACGAGCATCAACTTTATTCGAGCGGTGTTGTCCTGACAGCAGCTTCTCCTGTGATCGACCTTCGCTTTCAACTCTCGCCTGAAGCTGTCATTACAGGGACTGTTCTCGATGAGGCCGGCGAAGCTGTTCGCAACGCCCAGGTTTCGCTATTAGAACTAAACCCACCGGAACCGGACTCGGCTCCAGCGGCGGAACGTACCCACGCCAGCGCATCAACTGACGACCGCGGCTCGTACGAGTTCGATGGCCTGCAGCCAGGCGACTACCGTATCAGGGTACAGGCACAAGCGTGGTACGCCATCGCCGCACAGCAAGGCCCCATCAATACCGAATCAGGTCAACATCAGGTGGACCCCGCGCTGGATGTGACGTATCCACTCACATGGTATCCCGGCACCAGTGATCCCACTCAAGCCGAGACGCTGGAGCTTCATGCTGGAGATCTCCGGCAGGCGGACTTTCAGCTTATCCCTGTTCCGTCCGTGCATCTGCATATCGTGCCCGAGACGAGCGTAGATGCAAATGGACGGAGGATGCCAACTTATCCGATGGTCGAGCGAATCTCCGCTGGCGAAGATAACTTCGTCCCGGTTTCCATGCATATCGACCCACAGGGCACCATCGATATTGGCGGGCTTGCTCCCGGCGAATACGAGGTGAGACTGCAAGGACCGGGACAGACCGTCAAGCCCGCAATCGTCAACCTGTCTGAGGGTGCCGCTCAGACGTTAGATATGAGCGCCGCGCCGAGCATGGCCAGCGTCACGGTTCATCTCGACGGTCTTGCAGGAGCTGACGTTGATTCCGTAAGGGTCAACTTCATTAATCCGGAAGATGGGCACAACGTTGCGCGCGATAATGCCGGCGCTTATTTTCTCTCCGGCTCGTTTTTACAACGCAGGCAACGTGCGCCTAATCGTACGATTGAGATTCCACCAGGACGCTACGAGGTCGTACTCGAAGGCAAAGCCAACCTTTACCTCACAGGGATTACAGCTCAGTCAGCCCAGGCCAACGGGCGGTTTGTCACGGTGCCCAGCGGCGCTTCAATACTTACCCTACACATCGCTGATGGAAGGTCTACGCTTACCGGCACCGCAATGATGCAGGGCAAGCCCTCGATCGGAGCCATGGTGCTTCTGATTCCAGCGACCCTGGGAGAACCGGACAACTTCAAGATCGTACGACTTGACCAGACGAACACGGACGGCAGCTTCGAGCTGGATGATGTGCTACCCGGCCAATACATCCTGCTCGCGATCGATCATGGCTGGCAGATTAACTGGAAAGATCCTTCGACGCTTCGTGGCTACTTGATGCACGGTATTCCTGTAGATCTGGCCTCGACGCAATCGCTAAGGGAGACTGTTGAGACGCAGGCGCCCTAACACGACCTTCCAAGGCATCCATCATGGGCACAATTGTGTTACCTTCAGAAAGGTAGCTCAATCGCGGAGAGATGGCCGAGTGGCTGAAGGCGCACGCTTGGAAAGCGTGTATACCGCAAGGTATCCAGGGTTCGAATCCCTGTCTCTCCGCCACTTTAGAATCAATGACTTACGTGGGTTGGTTCTCCCGGTAAAATTCTATAACATCCTAAGCGTGCGTACTCAGATTCGTAAAAATTACTGCCCGCTTGCGTTGTGTCTTTGATCCTTGTTTGAATCGAGAAATGCCGTCGCAACGATTGCCCGTTGTTCTTCCGTGAAGGCGATTGACATAACGATGCCTGACAAAGCTCGTTCATGCGCCGCAACAGTATCGAGCAGGTCAGATATGTATTCCTCTTGCTTCTTGGATACTTGAATATGCTCTCGGACGACGTAAAGTAGCGCCCTGAGCAGATGTGCGCTCGCAATGAACATAAGAGCACCAACTCCCAAACTTGCCTTGAACGCAATACTAGCGACTTGCTGCCCGGTGGAAGGCATGGGTTCGCGGAATATAGAGATAAGTACCCATACCGACGCAATAACTGATGTGGAGTCGATAATCCATCTTGCAGCCGTTTTCAGATGGCGTTTTTGCGTCTCGGGTTCTGGATAAAACCTTGTGTAAAAGCGTTCGGATAGTGGAACAACAAAGGCAGCGATTCCAATGAAAATTGTCCAGGTCGGCATCCATTCCCTACTTTCTCTAGTGAATGATAGCGGCAATAAAGCGTTTGCCTGACACTTATCTAACGCTCAATTTTCTTAGGACGACCCGCTCGTATACAAAATGTGGAATGCGTATAGTCCTGTAGCGTTGCTTATTCATCGTGGTTGGTCGTTCAAGGATGATAACGCCGGGTTCGTTCTCGAATAGCTTCGTCACGGTGTTCCGGTGAAAGCCAGTCATCTTAGCGACTTCATCGACGGTGTAAACTCTTGGGTCCGTCCACGCAGTAGTTTTTGGAACGGGGTCGCATCGTCTGACACTGATCTGCTTTAGCTCTGTGACGCAAACCGGGCAAACCTTCCACAAAACCTCGTCTGAATAGGTCACTTGGCACTTTGGGCATTCGGCTTGATATTCCATCTCATATTTCTTTTTCATCGTTGCAGCTTGGACTAAAAGCTCGTTATAGTCAACCTAAGTCACTTTGAATGTGCAGTTTATATGCACTTTACTAAGGCCATTTTAGACGCCGGGTTATGGCGTCCATTCTCTGCCCATAAAATAAATCGGTTTTATTGAATAAATAGATTGACATTGAATCGGTTTTCCCGGATACTCGATTTTGTCAGGAGGCAGCATGACACCGTATACGACGCAAGCCGGTAAGAAAAATCTACAAGCCGGTATCAAAAAGATGGAGAAGTCCATGAGTCCAGCGGCTCAAGTTCGGCGCAACTTTCGCTTGGGCCGCCCACCCAAAGCGGGCGAATCGCTTCCGTTACATCGAACGGTGGTTTGGCAGCGGGCCGCCGACGCCGTC
This region of Edaphobacter dinghuensis genomic DNA includes:
- a CDS encoding carboxypeptidase regulatory-like domain-containing protein gives rise to the protein MRLTSLLKILTFAFAASGLLAGAQVKTPPSYRITGIVVSSIDGAPVPHSHLTATLVPQGAHTAGRQFPSSLGTFDTDEHGRFSIALPSAGMWRIVGSARGYVTQAYDEHQLYSSGVVLTAASPVIDLRFQLSPEAVITGTVLDEAGEAVRNAQVSLLELNPPEPDSAPAAERTHASASTDDRGSYEFDGLQPGDYRIRVQAQAWYAIAAQQGPINTESGQHQVDPALDVTYPLTWYPGTSDPTQAETLELHAGDLRQADFQLIPVPSVHLHIVPETSVDANGRRMPTYPMVERISAGEDNFVPVSMHIDPQGTIDIGGLAPGEYEVRLQGPGQTVKPAIVNLSEGAAQTLDMSAAPSMASVTVHLDGLAGADVDSVRVNFINPEDGHNVARDNAGAYFLSGSFLQRRQRAPNRTIEIPPGRYEVVLEGKANLYLTGITAQSAQANGRFVTVPSGASILTLHIADGRSTLTGTAMMQGKPSIGAMVLLIPATLGEPDNFKIVRLDQTNTDGSFELDDVLPGQYILLAIDHGWQINWKDPSTLRGYLMHGIPVDLASTQSLRETVETQAP